In one Bradyrhizobium cosmicum genomic region, the following are encoded:
- a CDS encoding amino acid ABC transporter substrate-binding protein encodes MRTFRGGLLIGLAVAVLVAVLAIIYEFYDTRTLKRTVRRGEVLCGVNKGLPGFSIPDDKGNWTGFDVDFCRAVASAIFNDPGKAKFVPLDAGERFKELQSRKVDILSRNSTWSMARELDYDLYFPAVAYYDGAGFMLPRARNKETSLDLTDSKVCVQAGTTTALNVADYFRANNMKYEEVKFDKLDDVVKAYDTGKCDTLSADVSQLYALRLNLSKPGDHMILPDMISKEPLAPVVRQRDDDWMMIVKWTLYAMINAEELGVTSENIDEALKSKKPDVMRLVGTEGNYGEQLGLTKDWVVRIIRHVGNYGEMYERNIGEKSKLKIPRGMNQLWNAGGVQYAPPMR; translated from the coding sequence ATGCGCACTTTTCGAGGCGGCCTGCTGATCGGGCTCGCGGTCGCCGTGCTGGTCGCCGTTCTGGCGATCATCTATGAATTCTACGATACCCGCACCCTGAAGCGCACCGTTCGCCGCGGCGAAGTGCTGTGCGGCGTCAACAAGGGCTTGCCGGGCTTCTCGATTCCCGACGACAAGGGCAACTGGACCGGCTTCGACGTCGATTTCTGCCGCGCGGTGGCCTCCGCGATCTTCAACGATCCGGGCAAGGCGAAGTTCGTTCCGCTCGACGCCGGCGAACGCTTCAAGGAACTGCAGAGCCGGAAGGTGGACATCCTCTCGCGCAACTCGACCTGGAGCATGGCGCGTGAGCTCGACTACGACCTCTATTTCCCTGCCGTCGCCTATTACGACGGCGCAGGCTTCATGCTGCCGCGCGCGCGCAACAAGGAAACCTCGCTGGACCTGACCGACAGCAAGGTCTGCGTCCAGGCCGGGACCACGACGGCGCTCAACGTCGCCGACTACTTCCGTGCCAACAACATGAAGTACGAAGAGGTGAAGTTCGACAAGCTGGACGACGTGGTCAAGGCCTACGACACCGGCAAATGCGACACGCTCTCCGCCGACGTCTCCCAGCTCTACGCGCTGCGGCTGAACCTGTCGAAGCCCGGCGACCACATGATCCTGCCGGACATGATCTCCAAGGAGCCGCTGGCTCCGGTCGTGCGCCAGCGCGACGACGACTGGATGATGATCGTGAAGTGGACGCTTTACGCGATGATCAACGCCGAGGAGCTCGGCGTCACCTCGGAGAACATCGACGAGGCCCTGAAGTCGAAGAAGCCGGACGTGATGCGGCTGGTCGGCACCGAGGGCAATTACGGCGAGCAGCTCGGCCTCACCAAGGACTGGGTCGTCCGCATCATCCGCCATGTCGGAAACTACGGCGAGATGTACGAGCGCAACATCGGCGAGAAGTCCAAGCTGAAGATCCCGCGCGGGATGAACCAGCTGTGGAACGCGGGCGGCGTGCAGTACGCGCCGCCGATGCGGTAA
- a CDS encoding acyl-CoA dehydrogenase family protein: MALVLTEEQSMLRDSARGLISDKAPVSHLRHLRDSKDPTGFSKELWHAFAEMGFAGLLVPEEFGGSGLGFMEAGIVMEEIGRTLMPSPFLATSVVAASALNRGGNAGQKSEYLPKVSSGSLLATLAIDEGAKHRPLQTSLQAVRAGNGFKLSGAKALVVDGHVADLVIVAARTAGSVGERDGLTLFLVDPRAKGVTIERTIMVDAHNAARIELANVEVTADSVLGEVDQGAALLDGVLDIGRGAVAAEMVGLSEEVFNRTVEYLKNRKQFGKLIGEFQALQHRAAELYVDIEITRAATMKALQALDADVAKAASAVAVAKARAGTTATRAVQEGVQMHGGMGMTDQFDIGFFMKRARVCEELFGDANYHTEQLARARGY, translated from the coding sequence ATGGCCCTCGTCCTCACCGAAGAACAATCGATGCTCCGCGACTCAGCGCGCGGGCTGATCAGCGACAAGGCGCCGGTGTCGCATCTGCGACACTTGCGCGACTCCAAGGATCCCACCGGATTTTCCAAGGAGCTGTGGCACGCCTTCGCCGAGATGGGCTTTGCCGGACTGCTCGTGCCGGAGGAGTTCGGCGGCAGCGGTCTCGGTTTCATGGAAGCCGGAATCGTCATGGAGGAAATCGGGCGCACCTTGATGCCGTCGCCCTTCCTCGCCACCAGCGTGGTCGCGGCATCGGCGCTGAACCGCGGCGGCAACGCCGGGCAGAAGTCGGAGTACTTGCCGAAGGTTTCCAGCGGCTCATTGCTCGCGACGCTTGCGATCGACGAGGGCGCAAAGCATCGGCCGCTCCAGACCAGCCTCCAGGCCGTGCGCGCCGGCAACGGCTTCAAGCTCTCGGGCGCCAAGGCGCTGGTCGTTGACGGCCACGTCGCCGATCTCGTCATCGTCGCCGCACGCACCGCGGGCTCCGTCGGCGAGCGCGACGGCCTGACGCTGTTCCTGGTCGATCCCAGGGCCAAGGGTGTTACGATCGAGCGCACCATCATGGTCGACGCGCACAATGCGGCGCGGATCGAGCTTGCCAATGTCGAGGTGACCGCCGACAGCGTGCTCGGCGAGGTCGACCAGGGCGCCGCACTGCTCGACGGCGTGCTCGACATCGGCCGCGGCGCGGTCGCCGCCGAAATGGTCGGCCTCAGCGAGGAGGTATTCAACCGTACCGTCGAGTACCTCAAGAACAGAAAGCAGTTCGGCAAGCTGATCGGCGAATTCCAGGCGCTGCAGCATCGCGCCGCCGAGCTCTATGTCGACATCGAGATCACCCGCGCCGCCACCATGAAGGCGCTGCAGGCGCTGGATGCCGACGTCGCCAAGGCCGCCTCAGCCGTCGCGGTCGCCAAGGCCCGCGCCGGCACCACCGCCACCCGCGCGGTGCAGGAAGGCGTGCAGATGCATGGCGGCATGGGCATGACCGATCAGTTCGATATCGGCTTCTTCATGAAGCGCGCGCGGGTGTGCGAGGAATTGTTTGGGGACGCGAACTACCACACCGAGCAGCTGGCGCGGGCGCGGGGGTATTGA
- a CDS encoding MFS transporter, with amino-acid sequence MLDNPQHPTIDESSLRYGGWRIVAVCFLLATFGWGLGFYGQSVYVAELQRARGWPTSLISSGTTFFYLFGALLVVFVGEAVRTYGPRLCLIAGTLAMAAAAVAIGAVREPWQLYLANAVLAFGWAGTSLAMITNTISLWFDHKRGMAISLALNGASFGGIVGVPLLVMLIGHIGFAGAMYAASGAMLVLLLPVILFLVGRPPDFHGWHATARPKPQSSAQIRAWALRDVGFLTVTVAFALVLFAQVGFIVHLISFLDPVIGRERAAVAVAVLTAMAVVGRVLFSMVIDRLNQRLASALSFLSQAGALLVVINLHNDYVLIAACAVFGFSVGNLITLPSLIVQREFDSASFGVLISLNTAINQVTYAFGPGVVGFLRDWSGGYALPFYLCVALEVVAAGLIMVRGRQRAKVV; translated from the coding sequence ATGCTCGACAATCCTCAGCATCCCACCATCGACGAATCCTCCCTCCGCTACGGAGGCTGGCGCATCGTCGCGGTCTGCTTCCTGCTCGCGACCTTCGGCTGGGGGCTCGGCTTCTACGGCCAGAGTGTCTATGTCGCCGAGCTGCAGCGCGCGCGGGGCTGGCCGACCTCGCTGATCTCCTCCGGCACCACGTTCTTCTATCTGTTCGGCGCGTTGCTCGTCGTCTTCGTCGGCGAGGCCGTCCGGACATATGGCCCGCGGCTCTGCCTGATCGCCGGCACGCTGGCGATGGCGGCCGCTGCGGTCGCGATCGGCGCGGTGCGCGAGCCCTGGCAGCTCTATCTCGCCAACGCCGTGCTCGCCTTCGGCTGGGCCGGCACAAGTCTCGCCATGATCACCAACACCATCAGCCTGTGGTTCGACCACAAGCGCGGCATGGCGATCAGCCTGGCGCTGAATGGCGCCAGTTTTGGCGGCATCGTGGGTGTGCCGCTGCTGGTGATGCTGATCGGCCATATCGGCTTCGCCGGCGCAATGTACGCCGCATCAGGCGCCATGCTGGTGCTGCTGCTGCCGGTGATCCTCTTTCTCGTCGGCCGCCCGCCCGATTTTCACGGCTGGCACGCGACGGCGCGGCCAAAACCGCAATCGTCGGCGCAGATCCGCGCATGGGCGCTGCGCGACGTCGGCTTTCTCACGGTGACCGTCGCGTTTGCCCTGGTGTTGTTCGCGCAGGTCGGCTTCATCGTGCACCTGATCTCGTTCCTGGATCCGGTGATCGGCCGCGAGCGCGCGGCAGTCGCGGTCGCCGTGCTGACCGCGATGGCGGTGGTCGGCCGTGTGCTGTTCTCGATGGTGATCGACCGCCTTAACCAGCGGCTGGCGTCGGCGCTGTCGTTCCTGAGCCAGGCGGGGGCGCTTCTCGTCGTCATCAACCTGCACAACGATTATGTGCTGATCGCGGCCTGCGCCGTGTTCGGCTTCTCGGTCGGTAACCTCATCACGCTGCCCTCGCTGATCGTGCAGCGGGAATTCGACTCCGCCTCCTTCGGCGTGCTGATCAGCCTGAACACGGCGATCAACCAGGTGACCTACGCCTTCGGCCCCGGCGTGGTCGGCTTCTTGCGCGATTGGTCCGGCGGCTATGCGCTGCCGTTCTATTTGTGTGTTGCGCTGGAGGTGGTAGCGGCGGGGCTGATCATGGTGCGCGGGAGGCAGCGAGCGAAGGTCGTCTAG
- a CDS encoding carboxymuconolactone decarboxylase family protein has translation MRLKLLSPGEMNESQRQTYDESIAGKRGKPPAPMMAWLNSPDMARHATRLGEVLRYDTIFPAKLSEIAILVTARHWTAHYEWYAHKRLALAGGIKPEIIDAIRDRRTPEFDDPKGKMIYDLAKSLHEGHGVEKGLYDEAVKLLGERGVVEVIGLCGYYTMVSMTLNTFAFELPEGEVPELS, from the coding sequence ATGCGCCTGAAGCTTCTTTCGCCTGGCGAAATGAACGAGAGCCAGCGGCAGACCTATGACGAATCGATTGCCGGCAAGCGCGGCAAGCCGCCGGCGCCGATGATGGCATGGCTCAACAGCCCCGACATGGCCCGTCACGCCACGCGGCTCGGCGAGGTACTGCGCTACGACACGATCTTCCCGGCGAAGCTCTCGGAGATCGCGATCCTGGTGACCGCCCGGCACTGGACCGCGCATTACGAATGGTACGCGCATAAACGCCTTGCGCTGGCCGGCGGCATTAAGCCAGAGATCATCGACGCGATTCGCGACCGACGCACGCCGGAGTTCGACGATCCGAAGGGCAAAATGATCTACGATCTCGCGAAGTCGCTGCACGAGGGCCACGGCGTCGAGAAGGGGCTTTACGACGAAGCGGTAAAGCTGCTCGGCGAACGCGGCGTGGTCGAGGTGATCGGGCTGTGCGGCTATTACACGATGGTGTCGATGACGCTGAACACGTTCGCGTTCGAACTGCCGGAGGGCGAGGTGCCGGAGCTGTCCTAG
- a CDS encoding MFS transporter, with translation MLDVTSANEIDADARVRANVVRLAAAQALTGANSAVIFATGAIVGATLAPDMSFATVPISMYVVGLAAGTLPTGAISRRFGRRAAFVIGTALGTLTGLLGSFAILHGSFALFCLATFLGGLYGAVAQSYRFAAADGASAAYRPKAVSWVMAGGVFAGVLGPQLVQWTMDVWQPYLFAFSFLVQAAVALIAMGIVAGVDMPKPAPADLHGGRPLLTIVTQPRFIAAALCGIVSYPMMNLVMTSAPLAMKLCGLSVSDSNFGIQWHIVAMYGPSFFTGALIARFGAPSIVAAGLLLEAGAATIGLSGITAMHFWATLIVLGVGWNFSFIGASALVLETHRPQERNKVQAFNDFLVFGMMAIGSFSSGQLLASYGWSAVNMVVFPPVVLGLVVLSLVSYARRRRARLEAAMGEFPDAI, from the coding sequence ATGTTGGACGTGACTTCAGCCAATGAGATCGATGCCGACGCGCGGGTGCGTGCCAATGTGGTGCGCCTCGCCGCGGCGCAGGCGCTGACCGGCGCCAACTCGGCGGTGATCTTCGCCACCGGTGCGATCGTCGGCGCCACGCTCGCGCCCGACATGTCGTTCGCGACGGTACCGATCTCGATGTATGTGGTGGGCCTTGCCGCCGGCACGCTGCCGACCGGCGCGATCTCGCGCCGTTTCGGCCGCCGCGCGGCTTTCGTCATCGGCACCGCTTTAGGGACGTTGACCGGCCTGCTCGGCTCGTTCGCGATCCTGCACGGCTCCTTCGCGCTGTTTTGTTTGGCGACCTTTCTCGGCGGCCTCTACGGCGCGGTGGCGCAGTCCTATCGCTTCGCCGCGGCCGACGGCGCCAGCGCGGCCTACCGGCCGAAAGCCGTGTCCTGGGTGATGGCGGGCGGCGTGTTCGCCGGCGTGCTCGGTCCGCAGCTGGTGCAATGGACCATGGATGTCTGGCAGCCTTATCTGTTCGCCTTCAGCTTCCTGGTGCAGGCCGCGGTCGCGCTGATCGCGATGGGCATCGTCGCCGGCGTCGACATGCCGAAGCCGGCACCGGCCGACCTGCATGGCGGACGTCCGCTGCTCACCATCGTGACCCAGCCGCGCTTCATCGCCGCGGCGCTGTGCGGCATCGTCTCCTATCCCATGATGAATCTGGTGATGACCTCGGCGCCGCTCGCCATGAAGCTGTGCGGCCTCAGCGTGTCCGATTCCAATTTCGGCATTCAGTGGCACATCGTCGCGATGTACGGCCCGAGCTTCTTCACCGGCGCGCTGATCGCGCGCTTCGGCGCACCCAGTATCGTTGCCGCCGGCCTGCTGCTCGAGGCCGGCGCCGCCACGATCGGCCTCTCCGGCATCACCGCGATGCATTTCTGGGCCACGCTGATCGTGCTCGGCGTCGGCTGGAATTTCTCCTTCATCGGTGCCTCCGCGCTGGTGCTGGAGACGCATCGCCCGCAGGAGCGCAACAAGGTGCAGGCCTTCAATGATTTCCTCGTGTTCGGCATGATGGCGATCGGCTCGTTCTCTTCGGGGCAATTGCTCGCCAGTTACGGCTGGTCGGCGGTGAACATGGTGGTGTTCCCGCCCGTGGTGCTCGGCCTCGTCGTGCTCTCGCTCGTCTCGTATGCGCGCCGTCGCCGGGCGCGGCTGGAAGCCGCGATGGGTGAGTTCCCGGACGCAATCTGA
- a CDS encoding acyl-CoA dehydrogenase family protein, translated as MSETESADLEKFRNETRAWLEANCPPEMRKPATSDADVFWGGRNTKFASEPQRIWFERMRDKGWTVPDWPKEYGGGGLSAAEHKVLRAEMGRIGARPPLSSFGIWMLGPALLKYGNEAQKKEHLPKIAAGLIRWCQGYSEPNAGSDLASLQTRAESDGDDFVITGQKIWTSYANYADWIFCLVRTDPAAKKHDGISFILFDMTSKGVTTKPILLISGYSPFCETFFDGVRVPKSQVVGTVNRGWDVAKYLLQHERAMISGMGERGVGRPLGQIAADSVGSDGQGKLDDAMLRGKIASFDVDEAALAACAERAVDLAKAGQAHPAFSSAMKYYGTELNKRRYEILMSAGGVDALEWESERSKQGARPRAWLRTKANSIEGGTTEVMLGIVAKRILDLPGA; from the coding sequence ATGAGCGAGACTGAGAGCGCCGATCTCGAAAAATTCCGCAACGAGACGCGTGCCTGGCTGGAAGCCAATTGCCCGCCGGAGATGCGCAAGCCCGCAACATCCGACGCCGACGTGTTCTGGGGCGGACGCAACACCAAATTCGCCTCCGAACCGCAGCGCATCTGGTTCGAGCGTATGCGCGACAAGGGCTGGACCGTGCCGGACTGGCCGAAGGAATATGGCGGCGGCGGCCTTAGCGCTGCCGAGCACAAGGTGCTGCGCGCCGAAATGGGACGAATCGGCGCGCGTCCGCCGCTGTCGAGCTTCGGCATCTGGATGCTCGGGCCGGCGCTGCTGAAATACGGCAACGAGGCGCAGAAGAAGGAGCACCTGCCGAAAATCGCCGCGGGCCTGATCCGCTGGTGCCAGGGCTATTCCGAGCCGAACGCCGGCTCCGATCTCGCCTCGCTGCAGACCCGCGCCGAAAGCGACGGCGACGATTTCGTCATCACCGGCCAGAAGATCTGGACCTCCTACGCCAACTACGCCGACTGGATCTTCTGCCTCGTCCGCACCGATCCCGCCGCCAAGAAGCACGACGGCATCAGCTTCATCCTGTTCGACATGACCTCGAAGGGCGTGACGACCAAGCCGATCCTGCTGATCTCGGGCTATTCGCCGTTCTGCGAAACTTTCTTCGACGGCGTCCGCGTGCCGAAATCGCAAGTGGTCGGCACCGTCAATCGCGGCTGGGACGTTGCGAAATATCTGCTGCAGCACGAGCGTGCGATGATCTCCGGGATGGGCGAGCGCGGCGTCGGTCGCCCGCTCGGCCAGATCGCGGCCGACTCCGTCGGCTCCGATGGGCAAGGCAAGCTCGACGATGCGATGCTGCGCGGCAAGATCGCCAGCTTCGACGTCGATGAAGCCGCCCTTGCCGCCTGCGCCGAGCGCGCCGTCGATCTCGCCAAGGCTGGCCAGGCGCATCCGGCGTTCTCGTCGGCGATGAAGTACTACGGCACCGAGCTCAACAAGCGCCGCTACGAGATCCTGATGTCCGCCGGCGGTGTCGATGCGCTGGAATGGGAGAGTGAGCGTTCGAAGCAGGGCGCCCGTCCGCGCGCCTGGCTGCGCACCAAGGCCAACTCGATCGAGGGCGGCACCACGGAGGTGATGCTCGGCATCGTCGCCAAGCGCATCCTGGATCTGCCGGGGGCGTAA
- the cydB gene encoding cytochrome d ubiquinol oxidase subunit II: protein MIAAIDLATVWAFIIAFAVFVYVVMDGFDLGLGMLFPLFPAKADRDVMMNSVAPVWDGNETWLVLGGGGLMAAFPLAYAVLMPALYTPVIAMLIGLVFRGVAFEFRWRTTAARNRWDIAFALGSLLATLAQGVALGAILQGVQVEGRHYAGGWWDWLTPFSLLTGVALVVGYSLLGATWLILKTEGALRDKAYRLSWGLLFAMLAAIALVSIATPFLSIQYAQRWFAWPNVALAAPVPIAVAAVTALLMRSLGQKQDSRPFFLVLALFALSYAGLGISMYPFIVPQSITIWQAAAPQNSQIFMLVGVAGLVPLILGYTGWAYWVFRGKVRAGSGYH, encoded by the coding sequence ATGATCGCCGCAATCGACCTTGCCACCGTCTGGGCCTTCATCATCGCCTTCGCGGTGTTCGTCTATGTCGTGATGGACGGCTTCGATCTCGGCCTCGGCATGCTGTTTCCCTTGTTTCCCGCCAAGGCCGACCGGGACGTCATGATGAACAGCGTGGCGCCGGTCTGGGATGGCAACGAGACCTGGCTGGTGCTGGGCGGCGGCGGCCTGATGGCGGCCTTTCCGCTCGCCTATGCGGTGCTGATGCCGGCGCTCTATACACCTGTCATCGCGATGCTGATCGGGCTGGTCTTCCGCGGTGTCGCCTTCGAATTCCGCTGGCGCACCACTGCGGCACGAAACCGCTGGGACATTGCCTTTGCCTTGGGTTCGTTGCTGGCCACGCTGGCGCAAGGCGTCGCCCTCGGCGCCATCCTGCAGGGCGTTCAGGTCGAGGGGCGGCATTATGCCGGCGGCTGGTGGGACTGGCTGACGCCGTTCAGCCTGCTGACGGGAGTTGCCCTGGTGGTCGGCTATTCCTTGCTGGGCGCCACCTGGCTCATCCTGAAGACCGAGGGCGCGCTGCGCGACAAGGCCTACCGGCTGAGCTGGGGTCTGCTGTTCGCGATGCTTGCGGCGATCGCACTGGTCAGCATCGCCACGCCGTTTCTCAGCATTCAATACGCGCAGCGTTGGTTCGCCTGGCCGAACGTCGCCCTGGCCGCGCCTGTGCCGATCGCGGTCGCCGCCGTCACCGCACTCCTGATGCGCAGCCTCGGGCAAAAGCAGGACTCCCGGCCGTTCTTTCTCGTGCTGGCGTTGTTCGCGCTGTCCTATGCCGGGCTGGGCATCAGCATGTATCCATTCATCGTGCCGCAGAGCATCACGATCTGGCAGGCGGCCGCGCCGCAGAACAGCCAGATCTTTATGCTGGTCGGCGTGGCCGGACTGGTGCCGCTGATTCTCGGCTACACCGGCTGGGCCTATTGGGTGTTCCGCGGCAAGGTCCGGGCCGGGAGCGGTTATCACTGA
- a CDS encoding prolyl oligopeptidase family serine peptidase has translation MSVDDRPTLSAPDDDPWLWLEEIEGTQALDFVERQNELTLQAFGGAAFARDRDILAAIYDRPDNIPYVSRRGDGLHNLWKDAVNPRGLWRRTNLAEFRKTDPAWETMLDIDQLAAREDEDWLLSSITTMPGHSRAILGLSRGGSDAVTLREFDLDTKNFVADGFVLPEAKGGADWLDADTLLLSSAHGEGMATSSGYSRTVRLWRRGQPVDQAQVILETTADHMALSGMSDDTGSAPRVWIIEQIDFFNHAIWLRDALGATTKLDLPTGVWMQAHGDRFAMKLRADWAVDGRSYATDTVLGMSLSAFLAGGRDFVVLFEPEPRRALQGLFWAGGRLVLSILDELKPQFEICTPSSHAWSRESLPGLPQIGVVDIWPLDRHPSESNGDLLANVQDPLTPPSLLLIERGVASPTLLKQAPKTFTADGLVVTQHEAISIDGERIPYVQTGPARETGDAPVYMSAYGGFAHSVKPYYNPSLGKLWLERGGTIVQANLRGGGEFGTRWHDAGRLAGKKLSHDDFAAVAADLVRRGVTKPRRIAAQGGSNGGILITNMLVRYPERFGALFCTIPLIDMRRYTKLLAGASWIAEYGDPDKPDEWEWLKTYSAYHNVKAGQPYPPILIATTRRDDRVHPGHARKMAAKLQAMGYEAWFYEPAAGGHGYGKDNKERAGFEVIGFRFLKDKIGWKDGEV, from the coding sequence ATGTCCGTCGACGACAGGCCCACGCTCAGCGCTCCCGACGACGATCCCTGGTTGTGGCTGGAGGAGATCGAAGGAACGCAAGCGCTCGATTTCGTAGAGCGGCAAAATGAGCTGACGCTTCAGGCGTTCGGCGGAGCGGCCTTCGCGCGCGACCGCGACATCCTCGCGGCGATCTACGACCGGCCGGACAACATTCCCTATGTCAGCCGGCGCGGCGATGGTCTGCACAATCTCTGGAAGGACGCCGTCAACCCGCGCGGCCTGTGGCGGCGCACCAATCTGGCGGAGTTTCGCAAGACCGATCCGGCGTGGGAGACCATGCTGGATATCGACCAGCTCGCCGCGCGCGAAGACGAGGACTGGCTGCTGAGCTCCATCACCACGATGCCGGGACACTCGCGGGCCATCCTTGGCCTGTCGCGCGGCGGCAGCGACGCCGTGACGTTGCGGGAGTTCGACCTCGACACCAAGAACTTCGTTGCGGATGGTTTCGTGCTGCCGGAAGCCAAGGGCGGCGCCGACTGGCTCGATGCCGATACGCTGCTGCTGTCCAGCGCCCATGGCGAGGGCATGGCGACGAGCTCCGGATATTCGCGAACCGTTCGGCTGTGGCGGCGCGGCCAGCCGGTCGATCAGGCGCAGGTGATCCTCGAGACCACCGCAGATCACATGGCGCTCTCCGGCATGTCCGACGACACCGGCTCGGCGCCGCGGGTCTGGATCATCGAGCAGATCGACTTCTTCAACCACGCCATCTGGCTGCGCGATGCGCTTGGTGCGACGACGAAGCTCGACCTGCCGACCGGCGTATGGATGCAGGCGCATGGCGACCGGTTCGCGATGAAGCTGCGCGCGGACTGGGCGGTCGACGGCCGAAGCTATGCCACCGACACCGTGCTCGGCATGTCGCTCTCGGCGTTCCTCGCCGGCGGCCGCGATTTCGTGGTCCTGTTCGAGCCTGAACCGCGGCGCGCCTTGCAAGGCCTGTTCTGGGCGGGCGGCAGGCTGGTGCTGTCTATCCTCGACGAGCTCAAGCCGCAATTCGAGATCTGCACGCCATCCTCTCACGCATGGAGCCGCGAGTCGCTGCCCGGGCTCCCGCAGATCGGCGTCGTCGACATCTGGCCGCTCGATCGCCATCCCTCCGAAAGCAACGGCGATCTGCTCGCCAACGTGCAAGACCCGCTGACGCCGCCGTCGCTGCTGCTGATCGAGCGCGGCGTCGCAAGCCCGACCTTGCTGAAGCAGGCTCCCAAAACGTTCACAGCGGATGGTCTCGTGGTGACGCAGCACGAGGCGATCTCGATCGACGGCGAGCGCATTCCCTATGTGCAGACCGGACCCGCACGGGAGACCGGCGATGCGCCGGTCTACATGAGCGCCTATGGCGGCTTCGCCCATTCGGTGAAGCCGTACTACAATCCGTCGCTCGGCAAGCTGTGGCTGGAGCGCGGCGGCACGATTGTGCAGGCGAATTTGCGCGGCGGCGGCGAGTTCGGGACGCGCTGGCACGATGCCGGCCGCCTCGCCGGCAAGAAATTGTCGCACGACGACTTCGCAGCCGTGGCCGCCGATCTCGTCCGCCGCGGCGTGACCAAGCCGAGGCGCATCGCGGCGCAAGGCGGGTCGAACGGCGGCATCCTCATCACCAACATGCTGGTGCGATACCCCGAGCGTTTCGGCGCGCTGTTCTGCACCATCCCGCTGATCGACATGCGCCGCTACACAAAACTGCTCGCGGGCGCGAGCTGGATCGCGGAATATGGCGATCCCGACAAGCCGGATGAATGGGAGTGGCTGAAGACCTACTCGGCCTATCACAACGTCAAAGCCGGCCAGCCCTATCCGCCGATCCTGATCGCCACCACGCGCCGCGACGACCGCGTCCATCCCGGCCACGCGCGCAAGATGGCGGCAAAGCTCCAGGCGATGGGCTACGAGGCCTGGTTCTACGAGCCGGCGGCGGGCGGCCACGGCTACGGCAAGGACAACAAGGAGCGCGCGGGGTTTGAGGTGATCGGTTTCCGGTTCTTGAAGGACAAGATCGGGTGGAAGGACGGGGAGGTGTAG
- a CDS encoding L,D-transpeptidase — MTDFRRLTGMFVAAIGLILAAPHAYAQQPDRGDEPGLVADDAYELDPEWQKQVVYFRTTEAPGTIIVSTAERHLYLVQPGGRAIRYGIGVGRDGFQWQGLVNITNKKEWPDWTPPAEMIQRQPYLPRFMAGGPGNPLGARAMYLGTTVYRIHGTNRPDTIGTKVSSGCFRLVNRDVADLYDRVPVGTKVVIRQKPEL; from the coding sequence ATGACGGATTTTCGTCGCCTGACCGGGATGTTTGTGGCTGCGATCGGCCTGATCCTGGCCGCACCCCATGCTTACGCCCAGCAGCCCGACCGCGGCGACGAGCCCGGCCTGGTCGCCGACGACGCCTATGAGCTCGATCCGGAATGGCAGAAGCAGGTCGTCTACTTCCGCACCACCGAAGCGCCCGGCACGATCATCGTCTCGACCGCCGAGCGGCATCTCTATCTGGTCCAGCCCGGCGGACGCGCGATCCGTTACGGCATCGGTGTCGGCCGCGATGGTTTCCAGTGGCAGGGCCTGGTGAACATCACCAACAAGAAGGAATGGCCGGACTGGACGCCGCCGGCGGAGATGATCCAGCGCCAGCCCTATCTGCCGCGCTTCATGGCCGGCGGCCCCGGCAATCCGCTCGGCGCCCGCGCCATGTATCTGGGCACCACGGTCTACCGCATCCACGGCACCAATCGGCCCGACACGATCGGCACCAAGGTGTCCTCGGGCTGCTTCCGACTGGTCAACCGCGACGTCGCCGATCTCTACGATCGCGTCCCTGTCGGCACCAAGGTGGTCATCCGGCAGAAGCCCGAACTCTGA
- a CDS encoding VOC family protein yields MSQNPAVAAGTRIGHVHLKVANLDRALGFYCGVLGFELMQRMDSGAAFISAGGYHHHIGLNTWESKGGSPPPPGTTGLFHTAILYPTRPALADALHRVLSAGIALDGASDHGVSEALYLRDPDENGVELYWDKPREQWPFGTDGKLAMFTKRLDVEGLLKQREG; encoded by the coding sequence ATGTCGCAGAACCCAGCCGTCGCCGCCGGCACCAGGATCGGCCACGTCCACCTCAAGGTCGCCAACCTCGATCGCGCGCTCGGCTTCTATTGCGGCGTGCTCGGCTTCGAGCTGATGCAACGGATGGACTCGGGCGCGGCCTTCATCTCGGCCGGCGGCTATCATCACCACATCGGGCTCAACACTTGGGAGAGCAAGGGCGGCTCGCCGCCACCGCCTGGCACGACGGGGCTGTTCCACACCGCGATCCTATATCCGACGCGGCCCGCGTTGGCGGATGCGCTGCATCGGGTGCTATCGGCCGGCATCGCACTGGACGGCGCGAGCGACCACGGCGTGTCCGAGGCGTTGTATTTGCGCGATCCCGACGAGAATGGCGTGGAGCTGTATTGGGACAAGCCCAGGGAGCAGTGGCCGTTCGGGACGGATGGCAAGCTCGCGATGTTTACCAAGCGGCTGGATGTCGAGGGATTGCTGAAGCAGCGGGAGGGGTAA